Proteins encoded within one genomic window of Camelina sativa cultivar DH55 chromosome 19, Cs, whole genome shotgun sequence:
- the LOC104765555 gene encoding uncharacterized protein LOC104765555 produces MGMSLEFDVDLEKGMVDCDNVYTKSPEKPMSPDNKPVKTGEESVVGSLENDASPVQCGISKPGWGRSDRKEKRKKSASKPPRPPRGPSLDAADQKLIREIAELAMLKRARIERMRALKKSRAAKAASAASSLGNVLATLFTAIFCFVLVFQGLSPRAAGKPHLVDAGKANGGFVSVQYAGNPSASEPDGGYTGPALAHRYPRSLLKPVSGLENEKKSSQ; encoded by the exons ATGGGAATGAGTCTTGAATTCGATGTTGATCTCGAGAAAGGGATGGTTGATTGCGACAATGTTTATACAAAATCACCGGAGAAGCCCATGTCTCCGGATAACAAACCGGTTAAAACCGGAGAAGAATCTGTCGTCGGTTCGTTAGAGAATGATGCAAGTCCGGTTCAATGTGGGATCAGTAAACCGGGATGGGGGAGGAGTGATCGCAAGGAGAAACGCAAGAAATCCGCGTCCAAGCCCCCGCGGCCGCCGCGTGGACCGTCTCTTGACGCAGCGGATCAGAAACTTATCAGAGAGATCGCTGAATTGGCGATGCTGAAACGCGCTAGGATCGAACGCATGAGAGCGTTGAAGAAATCGAGAGCGGCCAAAGCTGCGTCTGCGGCTTCTTCTCTCGGCAATGTATTGGCCACTCTTTTCACCGCTATTTTCTGCTTCGTACTCGTTTTCCAAG GATTGTCACCGAGAGCAGCCGGGAAACCTCACTTAGTAGACGCCGGAAAAGCCAACGGTGGGTTTGTTTCGGTTCAATATGCGGGTAATCCGTCGGCGAGTGAACCGGATGGAGGTTATACCGGACCGGCTTTAGCACACAGATATCCTCGTAGTTTACTAAAACCGGTTTCCGGTTTGGAGAATGAAAAGAAGAGTTCGCAGTGA
- the LOC104765556 gene encoding glycine-rich cell wall structural protein 2-like isoform X1 has protein sequence MGSLRFLGAAFLVLVVFDVCLAARSPKALGRGSGSGSGYGSGSGGGNGGGGGGGGGGGGGGGGGGGEGSGSGSGYGSGYGSGSGYGGGNGSGGGGGGGKGGGGGGGNGGSGYGSGYGSGSGYGSGGGGRGGGGGGGGGGGGGGGGGSRGNGSGYGSGYGEGYGSGYGGDSNGDSP, from the exons ATGGGAAGCCTCAGGTTCCTAGGAGCTGCCTTCTTGGTTTTAGTTGTTTTTGACGTTTGTTTAGCAGCTAGATCACCAAAAGCTCTTGGTAGAGGGTCCGGTTCAGGTTCCGGGTATGGTTCAG GTTCCGGTGGAGGAAACGGTGGCGGAGGAGGGggtggtggcggtggcggtggaggCGGAGGAGGGGGCGGAGGAGAAGGGTCAGGTTCAGGGAGTGGTTACGGTTCAGGGTATGGATCCGGTAGTGGTTATGGAGGAGGAAACGGTAgcggtggaggtggaggtggcgGTAAAGGCGGTGGAGGTGGAGGCGGTAACGGAGGTTCTGGATATGGGTCAGGTTATGGAAGCGGCTCGGGATATGGAAGTGGCGGTGGTGGCAGAGGAGGcggaggcggtggtggaggtggcggtggaggaggaggaggtggtggtagCCGTGGAAATGGATCGGGCTATGGAAGTGGATATGGTGAAGGGTATGGAAGCGGATACGGTGGCGATAGTAACGGTGACTCACCCTAA
- the LOC104765556 gene encoding glycine-rich cell wall structural protein 2-like isoform X2 has protein sequence MGSLRFLGAAFLVLVVFDVCLAARSPKALGRGSGSGSGYGSGSGGGNGGGGGGGGGGGGGGGGGGGEGSGSGSGYGSGYGSGSGYGGGNGSGGGGGGGKGGGGGGGNGGSGYGSGYGSGSGYGSGGGGRGGGGGGGGGGGGGGGGGSRGNGSGYGSGYGEGYGSGYGGDSNGDSP, from the coding sequence ATGGGAAGCCTCAGGTTCCTAGGAGCTGCCTTCTTGGTTTTAGTTGTTTTTGACGTTTGTTTAGCAGCTAGATCACCAAAAGCTCTTGGTAGAGGGTCCGGTTCAGGTTCCGGGTATGGTTCAGGTTCCGGTGGAGGAAACGGTGGCGGAGGAGGGggtggtggcggtggcggtggaggCGGAGGAGGGGGCGGAGGAGAAGGGTCAGGTTCAGGGAGTGGTTACGGTTCAGGGTATGGATCCGGTAGTGGTTATGGAGGAGGAAACGGTAgcggtggaggtggaggtggcgGTAAAGGCGGTGGAGGTGGAGGCGGTAACGGAGGTTCTGGATATGGGTCAGGTTATGGAAGCGGCTCGGGATATGGAAGTGGCGGTGGTGGCAGAGGAGGcggaggcggtggtggaggtggcggtggaggaggaggaggtggtggtagCCGTGGAAATGGATCGGGCTATGGAAGTGGATATGGTGAAGGGTATGGAAGCGGATACGGTGGCGATAGTAACGGTGACTCACCCTAA
- the LOC104765554 gene encoding cell wall / vacuolar inhibitor of fructosidase 1-like — protein sequence MKGSSSTVTSLPCLSLFLLLLLPSVSSDDLIDKICQATPFSDLCEASLRPLSPSPSDPISLAAAMASVVLGNMTDTLGYIQTLIRHTHDPAAERALAQCAELYRPVVKFNIPQAMETMRRGKFGLAIYVLGDAEKQTDSCQKGITNAGADDESSVALTARNKLVKNLCDVAMSVIKSLMNGL from the exons ATGAAAGGATCCTCCAGTACCGTCAC ATCATTACCGtgtctctccctctttctcctCCTGCTTCTGCCGTCGGTATCCTCCGACGATCTTATAGACAAAATATGCCAAGCAACGCCGTTCAGCGACCTATGTGAAGCCTCTCTCCGTCCACTATCTCCCTCACCTTCCGATCCCATATCTTTAGCCGCAGCTATGGCCAGCGTCGTTCTCGGTAACATGACCGATACACTAGGATACATCCAAACGCTGATCAGACATACTCACGATCCTGCGGCAGAGCGTGCGCTTGCTCAGTGCGCAGAGCTGTACAGGCCGGTGGTCAAGTTTAATATTCCTCAGGCGATGGAAACAATGCGGCGCGGCAAGTTCGGATTGGCCATATATGTCCTAGGAGACGCCGAGAAACAGACTGATTCTTGCCAGAAAGGGATCACAAACGCCGGCGCCGACGACGAGAGCTCGGTGGCCCTTACGGCTAGAAACAAGCTGGTTAAGAATCTTTGTGACGTGGCGATGTCTGTGATTAAGTCTCTAATGAATGGACTTTAA
- the LOC104765557 gene encoding cell wall / vacuolar inhibitor of fructosidase 1-like, whose protein sequence is MKMFRVIMMMVMAMVVGVALGNIVDTTCKQTPDYTLCLSLLRSDPRSSSADTVGLGLILVDKIKALGTETLGQINAAYKTKPMLKRALDECNLRYKTIVDVDVHTAITAINGNPKFAEGAVVDAGVEASVCAGGFPKGQSPLTGLTQRMNKICDVTRAIIRMLL, encoded by the exons ATGAAAATGTTTAGggtgataatgatgatggtTATGGCAATGGTGGTGGGAGTTGCGTTGGGTAATATCGTAGATACGACATGCAAACAGACACCTGACTAcactctctgtctctctctcctccGCTCTGATCCACGTAGCTCCTCCGCCGACACCGTCGGTCTCGGTCTTATCCTCGTCGACAAAATCAAG GCGCTTGGGACGGAAACGCTCGGGCAGATCAACGCGGCGTACAAAACCAAACCGATGCTTAAACGTGCATTGGACGAATGTAATCTGAGATACAAAACGATCGTAGACGTTGACGTCCACACTGCCATCACAGCTATCAATGGAAACCCTAAGTTCGCCGAAGGTGCCGTTGTCGACGCTGGTGTTGAAGCCTCCGTTTGCGCAGGAGGGTTTCCAAAAGGCCAATCGCCGTTAACCGGTTTGACTCAGAGAATGAACAAGATCTGCGATGTGACCAGAGCCATCATCCGAATGTTGCTCTAG
- the LOC104767568 gene encoding uncharacterized protein LOC104767568, producing MVKCPYQRCCLVKYKLRVEIKGDLICHGLLPAYTNWYLHGEEIDLQEQTVRLEPESDGGQAENPIMNLLEDVFPDMNNNFNESASVPVEDHSKQKEAFDDLLSDCNEALYEGCHTFSKLSLMIKLYHIKCMSRISDKGMSLLIDLLKEAFEHAKLPGSFNDMKKIIHKLGFNYETIHVCPNDCMLYWGDDASRNTCKICEKSRWKTSTTVNDTEDKKKKKKKQQAAKVLRYFPLKPRLQRLFMSSKTAEYMRWHAESENRDGGLRHPRDGKAWKAFNKKFPEFASDPRNVRLGLATDGFNPFGSMSTSYSVWPVLLFPYNFPPWMSMKDTSMILSMLIPGKHMPGNDIDIYLQPLIQELRELWYDGVSTYDASLKESFCMRASFAYAMGRKTATWDIVGFCLKTIFFGKISSILMALLK from the exons ATGGTAAAATGTCCTTATCAGCGCTGTTGTCTTGTTAAATACAAGCTTAGGGTTGAGATTAAGGGTGATTTAATCTGTCATGGTTTGCTACCTGCGTATACAAATTGGTATCTCCATGGCGAAGAAATAGATTTGCAAGAGCAAACAGTGAGATTAGAACCTGAATCTGATGGTGGTCAAGCTGAAAACCCGATTATGAATCTGCTTGAAGATGTTTTCCCAGATATGAATAATAACTTTAATGAATCTGCAAGTGTTCCTGTGGAGGATCATTCAAAGCAAAAGGAGGCATTTGATGATTTGTTATCAGACTGTAATGAAGCTTTATATGAGGGGTGCCACACATTCAGCAAGTTATCATTGATGATTAAGTTGTATCACATCAAGTGTATGTCTAGGATAAGTGACAAAGGAATGTCACTGCTAATTGATCTCTTGAAGGAAGCTTTTGAGCATGCAAAGCTGCCAGGTTCATTTAATgatatgaagaaaataatacataagTTAGGATTTAACTATGAGACTATTCATGTGTGTCCCAATGACTGCATGTTGTATTGGGGAGATGATGCATCTAGAAACACATGCAAAATCTGTGAAAAATCAAGGTGGAAGACATCTACAACAGTTAATGATACAGaggataaaaagaagaagaaaaagaaacaacaagcaGCTAAAGTCCTTAGGTATTTTCCTTTGAAACCACGCTTGCAGCGTTTATTTATGTCATCTAAAACTGCTGAGTATATGAGGTGGCATGCTGAATCTGAGAACAGAGATGGTGGACTAAGACATCCTAGAGATGGAAAGGCTTGGAAagcatttaataaaaaatttccagAGTTTGCATCAGATCCAAGGAATGTCAGACTAGGATTAGCAACTGATGGGTTTAATCCATTTGGTTCAATGAGTACAAGCTATAGTGTATGGCCTGTGCTTTTATTTCCTTACAATTTTCCTCCTTGGATGTCCATGAAGGATACATCAATGATTCTTTCAATGCTAATCCCGGGAAAACACATGCCAGGTAATGATATTGATATCTATCTTCAACCTCTTATACAAGAACTAAGAGAGTTATGGTATGATGGTGTTTCAACGTATGATGCTTCTTTAAAAGAGTCATTTTGTATGCGTGCG AGTTTCGCTTACGCCATGGGAAGAAAAACTGCTACATGGGACATCGTCGGTTTCTGCCTCAAAACCATATTTTTCGGAAAGATAAGCAGCATTTTGATGGCTCTACTGAAATAA